From Motacilla alba alba isolate MOTALB_02 chromosome 4A, Motacilla_alba_V1.0_pri, whole genome shotgun sequence, one genomic window encodes:
- the ZNF711 gene encoding zinc finger protein 711 isoform X1: protein MDPGGGSLGLQTQESKMPHTMIMQDFVAGMAGTAHIDGDHIVVSVPEAVLVSDVVTDDGITLDHGLAAEVVQGPDIITETDVVTEGVIVPDSVLEADVAIEEALDTSDHVLTSDLITETVRVPDQVFVADLVTGPEGHLEHVVQDSVAGADSPTMVSEEVLVTNSDSEAVIQAAGTVPGSTVTIKTEDDDDGKSTSEDYLMISLDDVGEKLDHIGSTPLKISTEVANDDVAKDDGFGSEVIKVYIFKAEAEDDVEIGGTEIVTESDFHNGHSVAGVIEQGGVGRMQREKMVYMAVKDSSQEDEDISCAEIADEVYMEVIVGEEEATSLPDTQLEDSGVNKTFVPVAWAAAYGDERRLPRRYEDGQAAGNNLDTRLENKNGNATQYLQICDSISTNRVLKQKTKKRRRGEARQWQTAVIIGPDGQPLTVYPCHICGKKFKSRGFLKRHMKNHPDHMIKKKYQCTDCDFTTNKKVSFHNHLESHKLINKVDKTHEFTEYTRRYREASPLSSNKLILRDKEPKLHKCKYCDYETAEQGLLNRHLLAVHSKNFPHVCVECGKGFRHPSELKKHMRTHTGEKPYQCQHCVFRCADQSNLKTHIKTKHGTDLPFKCEHCPQAFADEKELQQHTELFQGHKTHQCPHCDHKSTNSSDLKRHIISVHTKDFPHKCEVCEKGFHRPSELKKHSETHKGKKIHQCRHCDFKTSDPFVLSGHILSVHTKDLPFKCKRCKRGFRQQNELKKHMKTHSGRKVYQCQYCEYSTTDASGFKRHVISIHTKDYPHRCEFCKKGFRRPSEKNQHIMRHHKEAIM from the exons ATGGATCCAGGTGGCGGAAGTCTTGGATTGCAAACACAGGAATCCAAAATGCCTCACACTATGATCATGCAAGATTTTG TGGCTGGGAtggctggcactgctcacaTCGATGGAGACCACATTGTTGTGTCAGTCCCCGAAGCTGTCCTGGTTTCTGACGTGGTCACGGACGATGGGATAACCCTTGACCATGGCTTGGCAGCCGAGGTGGTCCAGGGGCCCGACATCATCACGGAGACGGACGTTGTCACCGAGGGCGTCATCGTTCCCGACTCCGTGTTGGAGGCTGACGTTGCCATTGAGGAGGCTCTGGACACCAGCGACCACGTTCTGACTTCCGACCTGATCACAGAAACCGTGCGAGTTCCCGACCAGGTGTTTGTGGCTGACCTTGTCACGGGCCCTGAGGGACACTTGGAGCACGTGGTGCAGGACTCGGTGGCCGGGGCCGACTCGCCCACCATGGTCTCGGAAGAGGTGCTGGTGACCAACTCGGATTCGGAGGCTGTCATCCAGGCAGCCGGGACTGTCCCTGGCTCCACGGTCACCATCAAAACCGAGGATGACGACGACGGCAAGAGCACATCTGAAGACTACCTGATGATATCTT tggATGATGTTGGAGAGAAATTGGACCATATAGGAAGCACTCCCTTGAAGATCAGTACCGAGGTGGCAAATGATGATGTTGCTAAAGATGATGGCTTTGGTTCAGAAGTTATTAAAGTCTACATATTTAAAGCTGAAGCTGAAGATGATGTTGAAATAG GTGGGACAGAAATTGTCACTGAGAGTGACTTTCACAATGGCCATTCTGTAGCTGGAGTCATTGAACAAGGAGGTGTTGGGAGAATGCAGCGAGAAAAAATGGTTTACATGGCTGTTAAGGACTCTTCTCAGGAAGATGAAGATATTA gctgtgctgaaatAGCAGATGAAGTTTATATGGAAGTTATTGTAGGGGAAGAAGAAGCCACATCCCTTCCAGACACCCAGCTTGAGGACTCTGGTGTGAATAAAACGTTTGTCCCCGTTGCTTGGGCTGCTGCTTACG GAGATGAAAGAAGGCTTCCCCGAAGATACGAAGATGGTCAAGCGGCAG GAAATAACTTGGATACACGATTAGAAAACAAAAACGGTAATGCAACACAGTACCTGCAGATTTGTGATAGCATTAGCACTAATAGAGTGctcaaacaaaaaaccaagaaaaggaggagaggagaggccaGGCAATGGCAAACAG CTGTTATAATAGGTCCTGATGGACAGCCCTTAACAGTTTACCCTTGTCATATTTgtgggaaaaaatttaaatccagAGGATTCTTGAAAAGGCATATGAAGAACCATCCCGATCATATGATCAAGAAGAAATACCAGTGTACAGACTGTGACTTTACAACTAACAAAAAAGTAAGTTTCCACAATCATCTGGAAAGCCATAAACTTATAAATAAAGTTGATAAAACGCACGAGTTTACAGAGTACACGAGAAGATACAGAGAGGCGAGCCCGTTGAGTTCCAATAAACTCATCCTGAGGGACAAGGAGCCCAAGCTCCACAAGTGCAAATATTGTGACTATGAgactgcagagcaggggctgctcaaCAGGCACCTGCTGGCAGTCCATAGCAAGAACTTCCCTCATGTGTGCGTGGAGTGCGGGAAGGGCTTCCGCCACCCCTCGGAGCTGAAAAAGCACATGAGGACCCACACGGGGGAAAAGCCATACCAGTGTCAGCACTGCGTGTTCAGGTGTGCTGACCAGTCCAACCTGAAAACTCACATCAAAACCAAACACGGCACCGACCTGCCCTTTAAATGTGAGCACTGTCCCCAGGCCTTCGCCGAcgagaaggagctgcagcagcacaccgAGCTCTTCCAAGGGCATAAGACTCACCAGTGTCCCCACTGTGACCACAAGAGCACCAACTCCAGTGACCTGAAGCGACACATCATTTCAGTGCACACCAAGGATTTTCCCCACAAGTGTGAGGTGTGCGAGAAAGGCTTCCACCGGCCCTCGGAGCTCAAAAAGCATAGCGAGACccacaaagggaaaaagatcCACCAGTGTAGGCACTGTGACTTCAAAACCTCCGACCCTTTTGTGCTCAGTGGGCACATCCTCTCCGTTCACACCAAGGACCTGCCTTTTAAATGCAAAAGGTGTAAAAGGGGCTTCAGGCAGCAGAACGAACTGAAGAAGCACATGAAGACCCACAGTGGCAGGAAGGTGTACCAGTGCCAGTACTGTGAGTACAGCACCACGGACGCGTCGGGCTTTAAGCGCCACGTCATCTCCATCCACACCAAAGACTACCCCCACAGGTGTGAGTTCTGCAAAAAGGGCTTCCGCAGGCCCTCCGAGAAAAATCAGCACATAATGAGGCACCACAAAGAGGCCATCATGTGA
- the ZNF711 gene encoding zinc finger protein 711 isoform X2: protein MDPGGGSLGLQTQESKMPHTMIMQDFVAGMAGTAHIDGDHIVVSVPEAVLVSDVVTDDGITLDHGLAAEVVQGPDIITETDVVTEGVIVPDSVLEADVAIEEALDTSDHVLTSDLITETVRVPDQVFVADLVTGPEGHLEHVVQDSVAGADSPTMVSEEVLVTNSDSEAVIQAAGTVPGSTVTIKTEDDDDGKSTSEDYLMISLDDVGEKLDHIGSTPLKISTEVANDDVAKDDGFGSEVIKVYIFKAEAEDDVEIGGTEIVTESDFHNGHSVAGVIEQGGVGRMQREKMVYMAVKDSSQEDEDISCAEIADEVYMEVIVGEEEATSLPDTQLEDSGVNKTFVPVAWAAAYGDERRLPRRYEDGQAAGNNLDTRLENKNAVIIGPDGQPLTVYPCHICGKKFKSRGFLKRHMKNHPDHMIKKKYQCTDCDFTTNKKVSFHNHLESHKLINKVDKTHEFTEYTRRYREASPLSSNKLILRDKEPKLHKCKYCDYETAEQGLLNRHLLAVHSKNFPHVCVECGKGFRHPSELKKHMRTHTGEKPYQCQHCVFRCADQSNLKTHIKTKHGTDLPFKCEHCPQAFADEKELQQHTELFQGHKTHQCPHCDHKSTNSSDLKRHIISVHTKDFPHKCEVCEKGFHRPSELKKHSETHKGKKIHQCRHCDFKTSDPFVLSGHILSVHTKDLPFKCKRCKRGFRQQNELKKHMKTHSGRKVYQCQYCEYSTTDASGFKRHVISIHTKDYPHRCEFCKKGFRRPSEKNQHIMRHHKEAIM from the exons ATGGATCCAGGTGGCGGAAGTCTTGGATTGCAAACACAGGAATCCAAAATGCCTCACACTATGATCATGCAAGATTTTG TGGCTGGGAtggctggcactgctcacaTCGATGGAGACCACATTGTTGTGTCAGTCCCCGAAGCTGTCCTGGTTTCTGACGTGGTCACGGACGATGGGATAACCCTTGACCATGGCTTGGCAGCCGAGGTGGTCCAGGGGCCCGACATCATCACGGAGACGGACGTTGTCACCGAGGGCGTCATCGTTCCCGACTCCGTGTTGGAGGCTGACGTTGCCATTGAGGAGGCTCTGGACACCAGCGACCACGTTCTGACTTCCGACCTGATCACAGAAACCGTGCGAGTTCCCGACCAGGTGTTTGTGGCTGACCTTGTCACGGGCCCTGAGGGACACTTGGAGCACGTGGTGCAGGACTCGGTGGCCGGGGCCGACTCGCCCACCATGGTCTCGGAAGAGGTGCTGGTGACCAACTCGGATTCGGAGGCTGTCATCCAGGCAGCCGGGACTGTCCCTGGCTCCACGGTCACCATCAAAACCGAGGATGACGACGACGGCAAGAGCACATCTGAAGACTACCTGATGATATCTT tggATGATGTTGGAGAGAAATTGGACCATATAGGAAGCACTCCCTTGAAGATCAGTACCGAGGTGGCAAATGATGATGTTGCTAAAGATGATGGCTTTGGTTCAGAAGTTATTAAAGTCTACATATTTAAAGCTGAAGCTGAAGATGATGTTGAAATAG GTGGGACAGAAATTGTCACTGAGAGTGACTTTCACAATGGCCATTCTGTAGCTGGAGTCATTGAACAAGGAGGTGTTGGGAGAATGCAGCGAGAAAAAATGGTTTACATGGCTGTTAAGGACTCTTCTCAGGAAGATGAAGATATTA gctgtgctgaaatAGCAGATGAAGTTTATATGGAAGTTATTGTAGGGGAAGAAGAAGCCACATCCCTTCCAGACACCCAGCTTGAGGACTCTGGTGTGAATAAAACGTTTGTCCCCGTTGCTTGGGCTGCTGCTTACG GAGATGAAAGAAGGCTTCCCCGAAGATACGAAGATGGTCAAGCGGCAG GAAATAACTTGGATACACGATTAGAAAACAAAAACG CTGTTATAATAGGTCCTGATGGACAGCCCTTAACAGTTTACCCTTGTCATATTTgtgggaaaaaatttaaatccagAGGATTCTTGAAAAGGCATATGAAGAACCATCCCGATCATATGATCAAGAAGAAATACCAGTGTACAGACTGTGACTTTACAACTAACAAAAAAGTAAGTTTCCACAATCATCTGGAAAGCCATAAACTTATAAATAAAGTTGATAAAACGCACGAGTTTACAGAGTACACGAGAAGATACAGAGAGGCGAGCCCGTTGAGTTCCAATAAACTCATCCTGAGGGACAAGGAGCCCAAGCTCCACAAGTGCAAATATTGTGACTATGAgactgcagagcaggggctgctcaaCAGGCACCTGCTGGCAGTCCATAGCAAGAACTTCCCTCATGTGTGCGTGGAGTGCGGGAAGGGCTTCCGCCACCCCTCGGAGCTGAAAAAGCACATGAGGACCCACACGGGGGAAAAGCCATACCAGTGTCAGCACTGCGTGTTCAGGTGTGCTGACCAGTCCAACCTGAAAACTCACATCAAAACCAAACACGGCACCGACCTGCCCTTTAAATGTGAGCACTGTCCCCAGGCCTTCGCCGAcgagaaggagctgcagcagcacaccgAGCTCTTCCAAGGGCATAAGACTCACCAGTGTCCCCACTGTGACCACAAGAGCACCAACTCCAGTGACCTGAAGCGACACATCATTTCAGTGCACACCAAGGATTTTCCCCACAAGTGTGAGGTGTGCGAGAAAGGCTTCCACCGGCCCTCGGAGCTCAAAAAGCATAGCGAGACccacaaagggaaaaagatcCACCAGTGTAGGCACTGTGACTTCAAAACCTCCGACCCTTTTGTGCTCAGTGGGCACATCCTCTCCGTTCACACCAAGGACCTGCCTTTTAAATGCAAAAGGTGTAAAAGGGGCTTCAGGCAGCAGAACGAACTGAAGAAGCACATGAAGACCCACAGTGGCAGGAAGGTGTACCAGTGCCAGTACTGTGAGTACAGCACCACGGACGCGTCGGGCTTTAAGCGCCACGTCATCTCCATCCACACCAAAGACTACCCCCACAGGTGTGAGTTCTGCAAAAAGGGCTTCCGCAGGCCCTCCGAGAAAAATCAGCACATAATGAGGCACCACAAAGAGGCCATCATGTGA
- the ZNF711 gene encoding zinc finger protein 711 isoform X3, producing the protein MDWELAIHGESGHHTPENSQTVDDVGEKLDHIGSTPLKISTEVANDDVAKDDGFGSEVIKVYIFKAEAEDDVEIGGTEIVTESDFHNGHSVAGVIEQGGVGRMQREKMVYMAVKDSSQEDEDISCAEIADEVYMEVIVGEEEATSLPDTQLEDSGVNKTFVPVAWAAAYGDERRLPRRYEDGQAAGNNLDTRLENKNGNATQYLQICDSISTNRVLKQKTKKRRRGEARQWQTAVIIGPDGQPLTVYPCHICGKKFKSRGFLKRHMKNHPDHMIKKKYQCTDCDFTTNKKVSFHNHLESHKLINKVDKTHEFTEYTRRYREASPLSSNKLILRDKEPKLHKCKYCDYETAEQGLLNRHLLAVHSKNFPHVCVECGKGFRHPSELKKHMRTHTGEKPYQCQHCVFRCADQSNLKTHIKTKHGTDLPFKCEHCPQAFADEKELQQHTELFQGHKTHQCPHCDHKSTNSSDLKRHIISVHTKDFPHKCEVCEKGFHRPSELKKHSETHKGKKIHQCRHCDFKTSDPFVLSGHILSVHTKDLPFKCKRCKRGFRQQNELKKHMKTHSGRKVYQCQYCEYSTTDASGFKRHVISIHTKDYPHRCEFCKKGFRRPSEKNQHIMRHHKEAIM; encoded by the exons ATGGATTGGGAGCTGGCAATCCACGGTGAATCTGGACATCACACACCTGAAAACAGCCAAACAG tggATGATGTTGGAGAGAAATTGGACCATATAGGAAGCACTCCCTTGAAGATCAGTACCGAGGTGGCAAATGATGATGTTGCTAAAGATGATGGCTTTGGTTCAGAAGTTATTAAAGTCTACATATTTAAAGCTGAAGCTGAAGATGATGTTGAAATAG GTGGGACAGAAATTGTCACTGAGAGTGACTTTCACAATGGCCATTCTGTAGCTGGAGTCATTGAACAAGGAGGTGTTGGGAGAATGCAGCGAGAAAAAATGGTTTACATGGCTGTTAAGGACTCTTCTCAGGAAGATGAAGATATTA gctgtgctgaaatAGCAGATGAAGTTTATATGGAAGTTATTGTAGGGGAAGAAGAAGCCACATCCCTTCCAGACACCCAGCTTGAGGACTCTGGTGTGAATAAAACGTTTGTCCCCGTTGCTTGGGCTGCTGCTTACG GAGATGAAAGAAGGCTTCCCCGAAGATACGAAGATGGTCAAGCGGCAG GAAATAACTTGGATACACGATTAGAAAACAAAAACGGTAATGCAACACAGTACCTGCAGATTTGTGATAGCATTAGCACTAATAGAGTGctcaaacaaaaaaccaagaaaaggaggagaggagaggccaGGCAATGGCAAACAG CTGTTATAATAGGTCCTGATGGACAGCCCTTAACAGTTTACCCTTGTCATATTTgtgggaaaaaatttaaatccagAGGATTCTTGAAAAGGCATATGAAGAACCATCCCGATCATATGATCAAGAAGAAATACCAGTGTACAGACTGTGACTTTACAACTAACAAAAAAGTAAGTTTCCACAATCATCTGGAAAGCCATAAACTTATAAATAAAGTTGATAAAACGCACGAGTTTACAGAGTACACGAGAAGATACAGAGAGGCGAGCCCGTTGAGTTCCAATAAACTCATCCTGAGGGACAAGGAGCCCAAGCTCCACAAGTGCAAATATTGTGACTATGAgactgcagagcaggggctgctcaaCAGGCACCTGCTGGCAGTCCATAGCAAGAACTTCCCTCATGTGTGCGTGGAGTGCGGGAAGGGCTTCCGCCACCCCTCGGAGCTGAAAAAGCACATGAGGACCCACACGGGGGAAAAGCCATACCAGTGTCAGCACTGCGTGTTCAGGTGTGCTGACCAGTCCAACCTGAAAACTCACATCAAAACCAAACACGGCACCGACCTGCCCTTTAAATGTGAGCACTGTCCCCAGGCCTTCGCCGAcgagaaggagctgcagcagcacaccgAGCTCTTCCAAGGGCATAAGACTCACCAGTGTCCCCACTGTGACCACAAGAGCACCAACTCCAGTGACCTGAAGCGACACATCATTTCAGTGCACACCAAGGATTTTCCCCACAAGTGTGAGGTGTGCGAGAAAGGCTTCCACCGGCCCTCGGAGCTCAAAAAGCATAGCGAGACccacaaagggaaaaagatcCACCAGTGTAGGCACTGTGACTTCAAAACCTCCGACCCTTTTGTGCTCAGTGGGCACATCCTCTCCGTTCACACCAAGGACCTGCCTTTTAAATGCAAAAGGTGTAAAAGGGGCTTCAGGCAGCAGAACGAACTGAAGAAGCACATGAAGACCCACAGTGGCAGGAAGGTGTACCAGTGCCAGTACTGTGAGTACAGCACCACGGACGCGTCGGGCTTTAAGCGCCACGTCATCTCCATCCACACCAAAGACTACCCCCACAGGTGTGAGTTCTGCAAAAAGGGCTTCCGCAGGCCCTCCGAGAAAAATCAGCACATAATGAGGCACCACAAAGAGGCCATCATGTGA